In Strigops habroptila isolate Jane chromosome 4, bStrHab1.2.pri, whole genome shotgun sequence, a single genomic region encodes these proteins:
- the AKAP5 gene encoding A-kinase anchor protein 5 produces the protein MVKAATEIQMENPREAETHSTGATCSPLEEQAEKPSMLCFKKRKKSRKKGLTMRDAREGASEEKSQCVSTDQGEVKVSNQSRSSRGAWTAIKNLARPRRRQKSSRKKVPSDSQVRLEVDAEEGCAQGVPKKRVCSGVKMPCVRFSRGRKKPSPSKAVEESEDSVQANEAMGIVNKASEELEDLSPVDKPESLSPASAEEDQDTAKESASSVDKSEPVTEPTPDAEEHTECTIESEITDSETVNETLQEKLQEESPPETTVHVEGGEVAAEVPISKDQPDSTPETTELQEIPNICKELPEGNESEKSINLPEECKVKETVTEFNQSASKDDAASVEDSSSHQVPLGANIGTAVGIVITVTEAEDSDNTDSDQAYEPSPVLHRNKQKGNKKSSSSFDSGKKEGPEAGGDAQADEKAQGDQEHRTGEQYELLLVETASSLVKAAIQSSIEQLVNEMALEQNKHNSFL, from the coding sequence ATGGTGAAGGCAGCTACGGAAATTCAAATGGAGAACCCAAGAGAGGCAGAGACTCACAGCACCGGGGCGACATGCTCCCCGTTGGAGGAACAGGCAGAAAAACCCTCCATGCTCTGCTTTAAGAAGCGAAAGAAGTCCCGTAAGAAGGGGCTCACCATGAGGGATGCACGTGAAGGAGCCTCAGAGGAGAAAAGCCAATGTGTCAGCACTGACCAAGGGGAGGTGAAAGTTTCTAACCAGTCACGATCCTCCAGAGGAGCCTGGACAGCCATCAAAAACCTCGCAAGGCCTCGGAGAAGGCAGAAATCCTCACGGAAGAAGGTGCCGTCTGATTCCCAAGTGCGGCTGGAGGTGGATGCTGAGGAGGGCTGCGCGCAAGGCGTCCCGAAGAAGCGGGTTTGCTCTGGCGTGAAGATGCCCTGTGTACGGTTCtccagaggcaggaaaaaacccagccccTCCAAAGCAGTGGAGGAGTCAGAGGACAGTGTTCAAGCAAACGAAGCGATGGGCATTGTGAATAAAGCTAGTGAAGAGCTGGAGGATTTGTCCCCGGTGGACAAGCCTGAATCCTTAAGCCCAGCCTCTGCAGAGGAGGACCAGGATACGGCAAAGGAAAGTGCTAGTTCTGTTGACAAGAGTGAGCCCGTGACAGAGCCCACACCCGATGCAGAGGAACATACAGAGTGCACCATCGAGTCGGAGATAACTGATTCAGAGACAGTTAATGAAACATTGCAGGAAAAACTGCAGGAGGAGAGCCCACCCGAAACCACAGTCCATGTGGAAGGTGGCGAGGTTGCTGCTGAAGTGCCCATTTCCAAGGATCAACCTGACAGCACCCCAGAAACCACTGAGCTGCAGGAAATCCCTAATATCTGCAAAGAGCTGCCTGAAGGGAATGAATCAGAAAAGAGCATAAATCTTCCTGAGGAATGCAAAGTCAAAGAGACCGTAACGGAATTCAATCAGTCAGCATCTAAAGATGATGCAGCGAGCGTGGAGGACAGCTCCAGCCATCAGGTGCCATTAGGAGCAAACATAGGGACAGCTGTTGGCATCGTCATCACTGTCACCGAAGCTGAGGACTCTGACAACACCGACTCTGACCAGGCCTATGAGCCATCCCCTGTTTTGCACCGAAATAAgcaaaaagggaacaaaaaatcAAGCAGCAGCTTTGACTCAGGTAAAAAAGAGGGTCCTGAGGCTGGTGGTGATGCCCAAGCAGATGAGAAAGCTCAAGGCGACCAGGAGCACAGAACTGGGGAGCAGTACGAATTGCTCCTCGTAGAAACCGCCTCTTCCCTTGTGAAGGCAGCCATTCAGTCGTCCATAGAGCAGCTGGTCAATGAAATGGCCCTGGAACAGAATAAACACAACAGTTTTCTGTGA
- the ZBTB25 gene encoding zinc finger and BTB domain-containing protein 25 has translation MDATGHSVLLLQQLNMQREFGFLCDCTVAIGDVYFKAHRAVLAAFSNYFKMIFIHQTSECIKIQPTDIQPDIFSYLLHIMYTGKGPKQTVSKSRLEEGIRFLHADHLSHIAIEVNQVFSPEPVQSSNLYGIQISTTHKPAKERLGAKESLPKAGSRPAAQGDHPQLQLSLAIGLDDSSLDQQVACPSAQPAAVTKPAEERPKLSVSIKQERCDSEPVVSQSCTPPSPDVASPIFAKASLKVHLCHYCGERFDSRGGLRQHLHTHVSGSLPFGVPASILESSDLGEVQPLAEDREAGDGHRLGTFLLKEDEHQLEHPSCSDLEPLQISQLSLISKDHEPVELNCNFSFSRKRKIGCTVCGRTFFRKSQLLEHMYTHRGKQHKYGRCQRLESPATPRFHPYCNSESMGKSSSLPQDHLDECILESDLIQESVDTILVE, from the exons ATGGATGCGACCGGCCACAgcgtcctcctcctccagcagctgaacATGCAGCGGGAGTTTGGCTTTCTGTGTGACTGCACAGTTGCCATTGGAGATGTTTACTTCAAAGCCCACAGAGCGGTGCTCGCTGCtttttcaaactattttaaGATGATATTTATCCATCAGACGAG TGAATGCATAAAGATTCAGCCTACAGACATCCAGCCTGACATATTTAGTTACTTGTTGCATATTATGTACACTGGGAAAGGGCCAAAGCAGACTGTCAGCAAGAGCCGACTGGAGGAGGGCATCCGCTTCCTCCATGCAGACCACCTCTCCCATATTGCGATTGAGGTGAACCAAGTGTTCTCCCCAGAGCCGGTCCAGTCTTCAAACTTGTACGGGATCCAGATCTCGACCACACACAAACCAGCGAAGGAACGCCTGGGAGCAAAGGAGAGTCTGCCCAAGGCGGGCAGCAGGCCTGCTGCCCAGGGCGATCACCcccagctgcagctctccctggCCATCGGCCTGGATGACAGCTCCCTGGACCAGCAGGTCGCTTGCCCCTCCGCTCAGCCCGCTGCTGTCACTAAGCCGGCAGAAGAGCGTCCGAAGCTCTCGGTCTCCATAAAGCAGGAGAGGTGTGACTCGGAGCCTGTGGTGTCCCAGAGCTGCACCCCTCCTTCTCCAGATGTAGCGAGCCCCATCTTTGCTAAGGCCAGCCTCAAGGTGCACTTGTGTCACTACTGTGGGGAGCGTTTTGACTCCCGGGGTGGGCTGCGGCAGCACTTGCACACCCATGTCTCGGGCTCGCTGCCCTTCGGCGTGCCGGCCTCCATCCTCGAGAGCAGCGACCTGGGAGAGGTGCAGCCTTTGGCTGAAGATAGAGAGGCTGGGGATGGCCACCGGCTCGGGACCTTCCTCCTTAAGGAGGATGAGCATCAGCTGGAGCATCCGAGCTGCAGCGACCTGGAACCTCTGCAGATCAGCCAGCTCTCCCTCATCTCCAAGGACCACGAACCAGTGGAGTTGAACTGTAACTTCTCTTTctcaagaaagagaaaaatcgGTTGCACTGTTTGCGGCCGCACATTTTTCCGGAAGAGCCAGCTGCTCGagcacatgtacacacacagagggaaaCAGCACAAATACGGCCGCTGCCAGCGGCTGGAGAGCCCTGCGACCCCCAGGTTTCATCCTTACTGTAACAGCGAGAGCATGGGGAAGAGTTCCAGTTTACCCCAAGACCACTTAGATGAATGTATACTGGAGTCAGATCTCATCCAAGAGAGTGTTGATACGATCCTGGTAGAGTAG
- the ZBTB1 gene encoding zinc finger and BTB domain-containing protein 1 isoform X3, translating into MARTSHSNYVLQQLNNQREWGFLCDCCIAIDDIYFQAHKAVLAACSSYFRMFFMNHQHTTAQLNLSNMKISAECFDLILQFMYLGKIMTAPTNFEQFKVAMNYLQLYNVPECLEDIQDTDSSGLKCSSSASSTQNSKMIFGVRMYEDTLARNGSEANRWGMEPPSSTVNTTHNKEPDEEALQLSSFPEQLFDVCKKSTTSKFSHTKERVSHSRRFGRSFTCDSCGFSFSCEKLLDEHVLTCTNRHSYQSARYYSTEKIDFNEKDSTSKVISTQTDKYKGDSSQVADESSSPVSNVTSRKSSTVASETSGEEGSRASERKRIIIKMEPEDNPADELKDFNIIKVTDKDCNESSENDDLDDEQEEPLYRYYVEEEIREKRNARRTLKPRLSMDEDERKCLKSPRHLNRKAPSVQEDVENAPCELCGLTITEEDLSSHYLSKHIENICACGKCGQILVKGKQLQDHAQTCGEPQDLTMNGIRNSEEKMDLEENPEEQSEIRDMMFAEMLEDFRDSHFPMNSLQKKQLYKHSACPFRCPNCGQRFETENLVVEHMSNCLEQDLFKNSMMEENERDHRLVK; encoded by the coding sequence ATGGCAAGAACCAGCCACAGCAACTATGTCCTTCAGCAGCTAAACAACCAAAGAGAGTGGGGCTTCCTGTGCGACTGCTGTATCGCTATCgatgatatttattttcaagcacATAAAGCAGTCCTTGCTGCATGCAGCTCCTATTTTAGGATGTTTTTTATGAACCATCAGCACACTACAGCCCAGCTGAATCTAAGCAACATGAAGATTAGTGCTGAGTGCTTTGATCTTATTTTACAGTTCATGTATTTAGGAAAAATTATGACAGCCCCCACTAATTTTGAGCAATTTAAAGTGGCCATGAACTATTTACAGCTGTATAATGTACCTGAATGTCTAGAAGATATACAAGATACAGACTCATCTGGTTTAAAATGTTCATCTTCTGCTTCTAGCACCCAGAATAGCAAAATGATATTTGGCGTGAGAATGTACGAAGACACGCTTGCTAGAAATGGCAGCGAAGCAAACAGGTGGGGTATGGAGCCGCCAAGTTCAACAGTAAATACCACCCATAACAAAGAGCCTGATGAGGAAGCTTTGCAGCTAAGCAGCTTTCCTGAACAACTGTTTGATGTCTGCAAAAAAAGCACCACGTCCAAATTCTCTCACACAAAAGAGCGCGTGTCCCACTCGCGCCGCTTTGGAAGAAGCTTCACCTGTGACAGCTGCGGGTTCAGTTTTAGCTGTGAAAAGCTACTGGATGAGCATGTGTTAACGTGCACTAACAGGCATTCCTACCAAAGTGCCAGGTACTACAGTACTGAAAAAATAGACTTTAATGAAAAGGACTCTACTTCTAAAGTAATCTCCACACAAACAGACAAATACAAGGGGGACTCAAGCCAAGTGGCGGACGAGTCTTCATCTCCTGTGTCAAATGTCAcgagcagaaaaagcagcacgGTTGCCTCCGAAACATCAGGTGAAGAAGGAAGTAGAGCCTCTGAGAGGAAGAGGATTATTATCAAGATGGAACCAGAGGACAATCCTGCTGATGAACTGAAggattttaatattattaagGTGACAGATAAAGACTGCAATGAGTCCTCCGAGAATGATGACCTAGATGATGAACAGGAAGAGCCACTTTACAGGTACTATGTTGAGGAAGAGatcagagagaagagaaatgctCGGAGGACTTTAAAACCCCGTTTATCCATGGATGAGGATGAAAGAAAGTGTTTGAAAAGTCCACGGCACCTTAATAGGAAGGCTCCTTCAGTGCAGGAAGATGTGGAGAACGCTCCCTGTGAACTTTGTGGGCTAACAATCACCGAGGAAGATTTGTCCTCTCATTATTTATCCAAACACATAGAAAATATATGTGCTTGTGGCAAGTGTGGTCAAATACTGGTCAAAGGCAAGCAGTTACAGGATCATGCGCAGACCTGCGGAGAACCCCAGGATCTGACTATGAATGGTATCAGAAATTCTGAGGAGAAAATGGACTTAGAAGAAAACCCTGAAGAGCAGTCGGAAATAAGGGACATGATGtttgcagagatgctggagGACTTCAGGGACAGTCACTTCCCAATGAACAGCCTTCAAAAAAAACAGTTATACAAGCATTCAGCCTGTCCCTTCCGATGCCCTAATTGCGGTCAGCgttttgaaactgaaaaccTTGTGGTTGAGCATATGTCAAACTGCCTGGAGCAAGATCTGTTCAAGAACTCCATGATGGAAGAGAACGAGAGGGATCACAGAC
- the ZBTB1 gene encoding zinc finger and BTB domain-containing protein 1 isoform X1 has protein sequence MARTSHSNYVLQQLNNQREWGFLCDCCIAIDDIYFQAHKAVLAACSSYFRMFFMNHQHTTAQLNLSNMKISAECFDLILQFMYLGKIMTAPTNFEQFKVAMNYLQLYNVPECLEDIQDTDSSGLKCSSSASSTQNSKMIFGVRMYEDTLARNGSEANRWGMEPPSSTVNTTHNKEPDEEALQLSSFPEQLFDVCKKSTTSKFSHTKERVSHSRRFGRSFTCDSCGFSFSCEKLLDEHVLTCTNRHSYQSARYYSTEKIDFNEKDSTSKVISTQTDKYKGDSSQVADESSSPVSNVTSRKSSTVASETSGEEGSRASERKRIIIKMEPEDNPADELKDFNIIKVTDKDCNESSENDDLDDEQEEPLYRYYVEEEIREKRNARRTLKPRLSMDEDERKCLKSPRHLNRKAPSVQEDVENAPCELCGLTITEEDLSSHYLSKHIENICACGKCGQILVKGKQLQDHAQTCGEPQDLTMNGIRNSEEKMDLEENPEEQSEIRDMMFAEMLEDFRDSHFPMNSLQKKQLYKHSACPFRCPNCGQRFETENLVVEHMSNCLEQDLFKNSMMEENERDHRRKHFCNLCGKGFYQRCHLREHYTVHTKEKQFVCQTCGKQFLRERQLRLHNDMHKGMARYVCSICDQGNFRKHDHVRHMISHLSAGETICQVCFQIFPNNEQLEQHMDVHLYTCGVCGAKFNLRKDMRSHYNAKHLKRT, from the coding sequence ATGGCAAGAACCAGCCACAGCAACTATGTCCTTCAGCAGCTAAACAACCAAAGAGAGTGGGGCTTCCTGTGCGACTGCTGTATCGCTATCgatgatatttattttcaagcacATAAAGCAGTCCTTGCTGCATGCAGCTCCTATTTTAGGATGTTTTTTATGAACCATCAGCACACTACAGCCCAGCTGAATCTAAGCAACATGAAGATTAGTGCTGAGTGCTTTGATCTTATTTTACAGTTCATGTATTTAGGAAAAATTATGACAGCCCCCACTAATTTTGAGCAATTTAAAGTGGCCATGAACTATTTACAGCTGTATAATGTACCTGAATGTCTAGAAGATATACAAGATACAGACTCATCTGGTTTAAAATGTTCATCTTCTGCTTCTAGCACCCAGAATAGCAAAATGATATTTGGCGTGAGAATGTACGAAGACACGCTTGCTAGAAATGGCAGCGAAGCAAACAGGTGGGGTATGGAGCCGCCAAGTTCAACAGTAAATACCACCCATAACAAAGAGCCTGATGAGGAAGCTTTGCAGCTAAGCAGCTTTCCTGAACAACTGTTTGATGTCTGCAAAAAAAGCACCACGTCCAAATTCTCTCACACAAAAGAGCGCGTGTCCCACTCGCGCCGCTTTGGAAGAAGCTTCACCTGTGACAGCTGCGGGTTCAGTTTTAGCTGTGAAAAGCTACTGGATGAGCATGTGTTAACGTGCACTAACAGGCATTCCTACCAAAGTGCCAGGTACTACAGTACTGAAAAAATAGACTTTAATGAAAAGGACTCTACTTCTAAAGTAATCTCCACACAAACAGACAAATACAAGGGGGACTCAAGCCAAGTGGCGGACGAGTCTTCATCTCCTGTGTCAAATGTCAcgagcagaaaaagcagcacgGTTGCCTCCGAAACATCAGGTGAAGAAGGAAGTAGAGCCTCTGAGAGGAAGAGGATTATTATCAAGATGGAACCAGAGGACAATCCTGCTGATGAACTGAAggattttaatattattaagGTGACAGATAAAGACTGCAATGAGTCCTCCGAGAATGATGACCTAGATGATGAACAGGAAGAGCCACTTTACAGGTACTATGTTGAGGAAGAGatcagagagaagagaaatgctCGGAGGACTTTAAAACCCCGTTTATCCATGGATGAGGATGAAAGAAAGTGTTTGAAAAGTCCACGGCACCTTAATAGGAAGGCTCCTTCAGTGCAGGAAGATGTGGAGAACGCTCCCTGTGAACTTTGTGGGCTAACAATCACCGAGGAAGATTTGTCCTCTCATTATTTATCCAAACACATAGAAAATATATGTGCTTGTGGCAAGTGTGGTCAAATACTGGTCAAAGGCAAGCAGTTACAGGATCATGCGCAGACCTGCGGAGAACCCCAGGATCTGACTATGAATGGTATCAGAAATTCTGAGGAGAAAATGGACTTAGAAGAAAACCCTGAAGAGCAGTCGGAAATAAGGGACATGATGtttgcagagatgctggagGACTTCAGGGACAGTCACTTCCCAATGAACAGCCTTCAAAAAAAACAGTTATACAAGCATTCAGCCTGTCCCTTCCGATGCCCTAATTGCGGTCAGCgttttgaaactgaaaaccTTGTGGTTGAGCATATGTCAAACTGCCTGGAGCAAGATCTGTTCAAGAACTCCATGATGGAAGAGAACGAGAGGGATCACAGACGTAAGCATTTCTGCAATCTTTGTGGGAAAGGATTTTATCAGCGTTGCCACTTGCGGGAACACTATACCGTTCATACCAAGGAAAAACAGTTTGTTTGTCAGACATGTGGGAAGCAGTTCTTAAGAGAGCGCCAGTTGCGGCTCCACAATGATATGCACAAAGGCATGGCCAGGTATGTCTGTTCCATTTGTGATCAAGGAAACTTCCGAAAACATGACCATGTACGGCATATGATATCTCACTTATCAGCTGGAGAGACTATATGCCAGGTCTGCTTTCAGATATTCCCAAATAATGAGCAACTGGAGCAGCACATGGATGTTCATCTGTATACATGTGGAGTATGTGGAGCAAAATTTAATTTGAGGAAAGATATGAGATCTCACTATAATGCCAAGCATTTGAAAAGAACATAA
- the ZBTB1 gene encoding zinc finger and BTB domain-containing protein 1 isoform X2 produces the protein MARTSHSNYVLQQLNNQREWGFLCDCCIAIDDIYFQAHKAVLAACSSYFRMFFMNHQHTTAQLNLSNMKISAECFDLILQFMYLGKIMTAPTNFEQFKVAMNYLQLYNVPECLEDIQDTDSSGLKCSSSASSTQNSKMIFGVRMYEDTLARNGSEANRWGMEPPSSTVNTTHNKEPDEEALQLSSFPEQLFDVCKKSTTSKFSHTKERVSHSRRFGRSFTCDSCGFSFSCEKLLDEHVLTCTNRHSYQSARYYSTEKIDFNEKDSTSKVISTQTDKYKGDSSQVADESSSPVSNVTSRKSSTVASETSGEEGSRASERKRIIIKMEPEDNPADELKDFNIIKVTDKDCNESSENDDLDDEQEEPLYRYYVEEEIREKRNARRTLKPRLSMDEDERKCLKSPRHLNRKAPSVQEDVENAPCELCGLTITEEDLSSHYLSKHIENICACGKCGQILVKGKQLQDHAQTCGEPQDLTMNGIRNSEEKMDLEENPEEQSEIRDMMFAEMLEDFRDSHFPMNSLQKKQLYKHSACPFRCPNCGQRFETENLVVEHMSNCLEQDLFKNSMMEENERDHRRKHFCNLCGKGFYQRCHLREHYTVHTKEKQFVCQTCGKQFLRERQLRLHNDMHKGMASSEIGTSKLLNN, from the coding sequence ATGGCAAGAACCAGCCACAGCAACTATGTCCTTCAGCAGCTAAACAACCAAAGAGAGTGGGGCTTCCTGTGCGACTGCTGTATCGCTATCgatgatatttattttcaagcacATAAAGCAGTCCTTGCTGCATGCAGCTCCTATTTTAGGATGTTTTTTATGAACCATCAGCACACTACAGCCCAGCTGAATCTAAGCAACATGAAGATTAGTGCTGAGTGCTTTGATCTTATTTTACAGTTCATGTATTTAGGAAAAATTATGACAGCCCCCACTAATTTTGAGCAATTTAAAGTGGCCATGAACTATTTACAGCTGTATAATGTACCTGAATGTCTAGAAGATATACAAGATACAGACTCATCTGGTTTAAAATGTTCATCTTCTGCTTCTAGCACCCAGAATAGCAAAATGATATTTGGCGTGAGAATGTACGAAGACACGCTTGCTAGAAATGGCAGCGAAGCAAACAGGTGGGGTATGGAGCCGCCAAGTTCAACAGTAAATACCACCCATAACAAAGAGCCTGATGAGGAAGCTTTGCAGCTAAGCAGCTTTCCTGAACAACTGTTTGATGTCTGCAAAAAAAGCACCACGTCCAAATTCTCTCACACAAAAGAGCGCGTGTCCCACTCGCGCCGCTTTGGAAGAAGCTTCACCTGTGACAGCTGCGGGTTCAGTTTTAGCTGTGAAAAGCTACTGGATGAGCATGTGTTAACGTGCACTAACAGGCATTCCTACCAAAGTGCCAGGTACTACAGTACTGAAAAAATAGACTTTAATGAAAAGGACTCTACTTCTAAAGTAATCTCCACACAAACAGACAAATACAAGGGGGACTCAAGCCAAGTGGCGGACGAGTCTTCATCTCCTGTGTCAAATGTCAcgagcagaaaaagcagcacgGTTGCCTCCGAAACATCAGGTGAAGAAGGAAGTAGAGCCTCTGAGAGGAAGAGGATTATTATCAAGATGGAACCAGAGGACAATCCTGCTGATGAACTGAAggattttaatattattaagGTGACAGATAAAGACTGCAATGAGTCCTCCGAGAATGATGACCTAGATGATGAACAGGAAGAGCCACTTTACAGGTACTATGTTGAGGAAGAGatcagagagaagagaaatgctCGGAGGACTTTAAAACCCCGTTTATCCATGGATGAGGATGAAAGAAAGTGTTTGAAAAGTCCACGGCACCTTAATAGGAAGGCTCCTTCAGTGCAGGAAGATGTGGAGAACGCTCCCTGTGAACTTTGTGGGCTAACAATCACCGAGGAAGATTTGTCCTCTCATTATTTATCCAAACACATAGAAAATATATGTGCTTGTGGCAAGTGTGGTCAAATACTGGTCAAAGGCAAGCAGTTACAGGATCATGCGCAGACCTGCGGAGAACCCCAGGATCTGACTATGAATGGTATCAGAAATTCTGAGGAGAAAATGGACTTAGAAGAAAACCCTGAAGAGCAGTCGGAAATAAGGGACATGATGtttgcagagatgctggagGACTTCAGGGACAGTCACTTCCCAATGAACAGCCTTCAAAAAAAACAGTTATACAAGCATTCAGCCTGTCCCTTCCGATGCCCTAATTGCGGTCAGCgttttgaaactgaaaaccTTGTGGTTGAGCATATGTCAAACTGCCTGGAGCAAGATCTGTTCAAGAACTCCATGATGGAAGAGAACGAGAGGGATCACAGACGTAAGCATTTCTGCAATCTTTGTGGGAAAGGATTTTATCAGCGTTGCCACTTGCGGGAACACTATACCGTTCATACCAAGGAAAAACAGTTTGTTTGTCAGACATGTGGGAAGCAGTTCTTAAGAGAGCGCCAGTTGCGGCTCCACAATGATATGCACAAAGGCATGGCCAG